One genomic segment of Sminthopsis crassicaudata isolate SCR6 chromosome 2, ASM4859323v1, whole genome shotgun sequence includes these proteins:
- the LOC141553141 gene encoding zinc-alpha-2-glycoprotein-like, whose amino-acid sequence MENKRMRRRESFTCWLLMLGVFGLNELQAEENKTSLAQDPTHVDKNPEEPKTLKGYHRHEGQFIAMGTKHHLFNFTIIHVIDDVQACSYDKQGTQTIFNKAWITEALGKDYIKHKKEVNLSTQTYFNWLLKFLIRNDTKSDENHIIQLFADCELDNDIEIGSHVKFAMDGEDFIKTDDQDNHWTVMKPEAESFKSLAESNLGAKMREKAMKKYCFDMMRKILQYSNMKENVAPEVIVSRHDAPDGGVTFNCIATGFYPHSIQLHWEKGGQLGVWGQESSSGILPNADSTFYLHITLELPPGDSGTDYSCVVEHIKLQKPAVYPVPEKPPVKRPWGMALGLLTVIMLVLGCAGAFIIWKKKKTGPRTHEQATVDGDGSL is encoded by the exons atggagaataaaaggatgaggaggagagaatcATTCACATGTTGGCTGCTCATGCTAGGTGTGTTTGGTCTGAATGAGCTCCAGGCAG aggaaaataaaactaGCCTAGCACAAGATCCTACCCATGTGGATAAAAATCCTGAAGAACCCAAAACACTGAAAG GGTATCACAGGCACGAGGGACAATTTATTGCAATGGGAACAAAACATCATCTCTTCAACTTCACCATAATTCATGTTATCGATGATGTGCAGGCGTGCTCTTATGATAAACAGGGCACACaaactatattcaataaagcATGGATCACCGAGGCACTAGGGAAAGACTACATTAAGCATAAGAAGGAAGTTAATTTAAGCACTCAGACTTATTTCAATTGGCTCCTCAAGTTCCTTATACGGAATGACACCAAAAGTGATG AGAATCACATCATCCAGCTCTTTGCAGACTGTGAACTGGATAATGATATTGAGATTGGCAGCCATGTCAAGTTTGCCATGGATGGTGAAGATTTTATAAAGACAGATGATCAGGATAACCACTGGACCGTCATGAAGCCTGAAGCGGAGAGTTTCAAATCCTTAGCAGAAAGTAATTTGGGGGccaaaatgagagagaaagctATGAAGAAATATTGCTTTGACATGATGCGGAAAATCCTGCAGTACTCAAACATGAAGGAGAATG TGGCCCCTGAAGTAATTGTGTCCCGCCATGATGCTCCAGATGGTGGAGTCACTTTCAACTGCATAGCCACAGGCTTCTACCCTCACTCTATCCAGCTGCATTGGGAGAAGGGTGGGCAGCTGGGTGTGTGGGGGCAAGAGAGCTCCAGTGGCATTTTGCCCAATGCTGATTCTACCTTCTACCTACATATCACACTGGAACTTCCTCCTGGAGATTCAGGGACAGACTACAGCTGTGTGGTAGAGCATATTAAGCTGCAGAAACCAGCTGTGTATCCTG TCCCTGAGAAGCCCCCTGTGAAGAGGCCATGGGGAATGGCCCTGGGTCTCCTAACAGTCATCATGCTGGTGCTGGGCTGTGCTGGGGCCTTCatcatatggaagaagaagaaaacag